Proteins from a single region of Corvus hawaiiensis isolate bCorHaw1 chromosome 6, bCorHaw1.pri.cur, whole genome shotgun sequence:
- the PLA2G4F gene encoding cytosolic phospholipase A2 zeta isoform X1, with protein MFHEVLRGPFPPRVLPFLAAVLFQRKERKETGFYHWRWEKHPSYNLTVKVLRARNIKGTDVLSKADCYVELKLPTASPRVSRTQVVDNSENPEWNETFQYRIHSAVKNILELTLYDKDVLVSDELTSIVFDVGGMKLGQPLLRTFRLNPEANEELDVEFYLEKCSDAPTEVLTNGVLVVHPCLTLQGTVTKEENTKEKQQGCCEVKVSVPGAYQKQLSIPWTPDNEKDYGTSFVFHVDKEMCPELQVELEQTISVLQDGMNPDIEKHTTVLGLGTVPVNSLPIGEKVDRIVSLGEGKSLDMSLKIEESTWDLDIRLGFDLCKEEREFLDKRKKVVSEALRKTLGLKESPPKDEVPVIAVLGSGGGMRALTSFYGSLAGLQQLGLLDAAIYLCGISGSTWCLSTLYQDPDWSQKDLQDAIRRAQSTVSSSKAGAFSSERLKYYFKELNAMEISGRKVSFTDLWGLIVEYFLQQKEDPSKLSDQQEAVKWAQNPYPIYAAVNVRPNMSGGDFAEWCEFTPYEVGFRKYGAFVRTEDFDSEFFMGRLVQKHPEPRICFLQGMWGSAFAASLDDICLKVVGIGLSFLDSFKDVIKVVDDCRRFHFRDPARLKTRLVIPGGPLLQIFQDFFKSRVTCGETFNFMKGLYLHKDYVNIKKFVTWRGTHLDAFPNQLTPMEESLYLVDGGFSINSPFPLVLQPERDVDVILSFNFSWEAPFEVLELTQKYCEEQEIPFPKIKFSEEDEKEPKECYMFVDDDNPRAPIVLHFPLVNDTFQKYKAPGVERESEEEKSFGDFIIESKDSPYRTLNFTFEPYDFSRLVEVNRYNILNNKDTLLKTLNLALQRRKLKKVINKTNA; from the exons ATGTTCCATGAGGTGCTGCGGGGCCCATTTCCACCCCGAGTGCTGCCTTTCCTGGCGGCGGTGCTTTTccaaaggaaggagaggaaagagacTGGGTTCTATCACTGGCGG tGGGAAAAGCACCCTTCCTACAACCTAACAGTAAAAGTCCTCCGAGCCAGAAACATCAAGGGTACAGATGTGT TGTCCAAGGCAGACTGCTATGTGGAACTAAAGCTGCCCACTGCATCTCCCAGAGTCTCCCGAACTCAGGTTGTTGACAACTCTGAGAACCCAGAATGGAATGAAACTTTCCAGTATAGGATCCATAGTGCTGTCAAG aACATTCTGGAGTTGACCCTCTATGATAAGGATGTCCTTGTGAGTGATGAGCTCACCTCTATCGTCTTTGACGTGGGGGGTATGAAGCTGGGTCAGCCCCTGCTGCGCACCTTCAGGTTGAACCCCGAG GCTAATGAAGAGCTGGATGTAGAGTTTTACTTGGAGAAATG CTCAGATGCCCCTACAGAGGTACTGACCAACGGAGTCCTTGTG gtTCATCCTTGCTTGACACTGCAAGGCACTGTCACcaaagaggaaaacacaaaagagaaacagcaaG GATGCTGTGAGGTCAAGGTGTCTGTCCCAGGGGCATATCAAAAGCAGTTGTCTATTCCTTGGACACCAGACAATGAGAAGGATTATGGAACCTCCTTTGTCTTTCATGTGGATAAAGAAATGTGTCCAGAACTGCAAGTGGAGCTGGAGCAAACCATATCTGTCCTACAG GATGGCATGAACCCTGATATTGAAAAGCATACTACGGTTCTGGGACTGGGGACTGTACCAGTTAATTCCCTTCCTATTGGAGAAAAAGTTGATAGAATCGTTTCTTTGGGAGAG GGAAAAAGTTTGGATATGAGTTTGAAAATTGAAGAGAG CACTTGGGATCTTGATATACGTCTGGGTTTTGATCTCTGTAAGGAGGAGAGAGAATTTTTGgacaaaaggaagaaagtaGTTTCTGAGGCACTGAGGAAGACTCTTGGCTTAAAAGAATCCCCTCCAAAAGATGAG GTTCCCGTCATAGCGGTACTGGGGTCTGGAGGTGGGATGAGAGCACTGACATCGTTCTATGGCAGCctagctgggctgcagcagctgggcctTCTGGATGCTGCTATATACCTgtgtgggatttctggctctACTTG gTGTTTATCGACATTGTATCAAGACCCTGACTGGTCACAGAAAGACCTTCAAGATGCAATCAGAAGAGCTCAGAGTACTGTgtccagcagcaaagcagggGCATTTTCCTCAGAACGACTGAAATACTATTTTAAGGAGCTGAATGCGATGGAGATCAGTGGACGGAAGGTTTCTTTTACAGATTTGTGGGGCCTTATTGTGGAATATTTCCTACAACAGAAG GAAGATCCATCAAAGCTGTCTGATCAGCAGGAAGCAGTGAAATGGGCTCAGAACCCTTATCCTATCTATGCAGCTGTCAATGTGAGACCTAATATGAGCGGTGGTGACTTTGCAG AATGGTGTGAGTTCACTCCCTATGAAGTTGGATTTCGCAAATACGGAGCTTTTGTTCGAACAGAGGATTTTGACAGTGAGTTCTTCATGGGACGGCTTGTCCAGAAACATCCAGAGCCCAGGATTTGTTTTCTACAAG GAATGTGGGGCAGTGCCTTTGCTGCAAGCTTGGATGATATCTGCCTGAAGGTGGTTGGTATAGGACTGAGCTTTCTAGATTCTTTCAAAGATGTTATCAAAGTTGTAG ATGACTGCCGAAGATTCCATTTCCGAGACCCAGCACGACTGAAGACTCGCTTGGTTATACCTGGGGGCCCCTTGCTACAaatttttcaggatttcttcAAGTCCCGGGTCACATGTGGAGAGACCTTCAACTTCATGAAGGGATTGTATCTTCATAAAGATTATGTTAACATCAAGAAATTCGTGACTTGGAGAG GTACTCACCTGGATGCATTTCCCAACCAGCTGACTCCCATGGAAGAGAGCTTGTATTTAGTGGATGGTGGCTTTTCTATCAACTCTCCCTTTCCTTTGGTACTTCAGCCAGAGAGGGATGTGGATGTTATCTTGTCATTCAATTTTTCCTGGGAAGCTCCATTTGAG GTTTTAGAGCTGACTCAGAAATactgtgaggagcaggaaatTCCTTTTCCGAAAATCAAATTTAGTGAGGAAGATGAAAAGGAGCCAAAAGAGTGTTACATGTTTGTGGATGATGATAATCCAAGGGCTCCTATTGTACTGCATTTCCCACTGGTGAATGACACCTTCCAGAAGTACAAAGCTCCAG GAGTTGAACGTGAGTCAGAAGAAGAGAAATCCTTTGGTGACTTCATCATTGAGTCAAAAGATTCCCCTTACCGTACACTAAATTTCACCTTTGAGCCTTATGATTTCAGCAGATTAGTGGAAGTGAATCGCTACAACATTCTGAACAACAAGGACACTCTCCTCAAAACCCTAAACTTGGCTCTGCAAAGGAGGAAGTTGAAGAAAGTCATCAATAAGACAAATGCATGA
- the PLA2G4F gene encoding cytosolic phospholipase A2 zeta isoform X3, whose protein sequence is MFHEVLRGPFPPRVLPFLAAVLFQRKERKETGFYHWRWEKHPSYNLTVKVLRARNIKGTDVLSKADCYVELKLPTASPRVSRTQVVDNSENPEWNETFQYRIHSAVKNILELTLYDKDVLVSDELTSIVFDVGGMKLGQPLLRTFRLNPEANEELDVEFYLEKCSDAPTEVLTNGVLVVHPCLTLQGTVTKEENTKEKQQGCCEVKVSVPGAYQKQLSIPWTPDNEKDYGTSFVFHVDKEMCPELQVELEQTISVLQDGMNPDIEKHTTVLGLGTVPVNSLPIGEKVDRIVSLGEGKSLDMSLKIEESTWDLDIRLGFDLCKEEREFLDKRKKVVSEALRKTLGLKESPPKDEVPVIAVLGSGGGMRALTSFYGSLAGLQQLGLLDAAIYLCGISGSTWCLSTLYQDPDWSQKDLQDAIRRAQSTVSSSKAGAFSSERLKYYFKELNAMEISGRKVSFTDLWGLIVEYFLQQKEDPSKLSDQQEAVKWAQNPYPIYAAVNVRPNMSGGDFAEWCEFTPYEVGFRKYGAFVRTEDFDSEFFMGRLVQKHPEPRICFLQGMWGSAFAASLDDICLKVVGIGLSFLDSFKDVIKVVDDCRRFHFRDPARLKTRLVIPGGPLLQIFQDFFKSRVTCGETFNFMKGLYLHKDYVNIKKFVTWRVSYRYSPGCISQPADSHGRELVFSGWWLFYQLSLSFGTSAREGCGCYLVIQFFLGSSI, encoded by the exons ATGTTCCATGAGGTGCTGCGGGGCCCATTTCCACCCCGAGTGCTGCCTTTCCTGGCGGCGGTGCTTTTccaaaggaaggagaggaaagagacTGGGTTCTATCACTGGCGG tGGGAAAAGCACCCTTCCTACAACCTAACAGTAAAAGTCCTCCGAGCCAGAAACATCAAGGGTACAGATGTGT TGTCCAAGGCAGACTGCTATGTGGAACTAAAGCTGCCCACTGCATCTCCCAGAGTCTCCCGAACTCAGGTTGTTGACAACTCTGAGAACCCAGAATGGAATGAAACTTTCCAGTATAGGATCCATAGTGCTGTCAAG aACATTCTGGAGTTGACCCTCTATGATAAGGATGTCCTTGTGAGTGATGAGCTCACCTCTATCGTCTTTGACGTGGGGGGTATGAAGCTGGGTCAGCCCCTGCTGCGCACCTTCAGGTTGAACCCCGAG GCTAATGAAGAGCTGGATGTAGAGTTTTACTTGGAGAAATG CTCAGATGCCCCTACAGAGGTACTGACCAACGGAGTCCTTGTG gtTCATCCTTGCTTGACACTGCAAGGCACTGTCACcaaagaggaaaacacaaaagagaaacagcaaG GATGCTGTGAGGTCAAGGTGTCTGTCCCAGGGGCATATCAAAAGCAGTTGTCTATTCCTTGGACACCAGACAATGAGAAGGATTATGGAACCTCCTTTGTCTTTCATGTGGATAAAGAAATGTGTCCAGAACTGCAAGTGGAGCTGGAGCAAACCATATCTGTCCTACAG GATGGCATGAACCCTGATATTGAAAAGCATACTACGGTTCTGGGACTGGGGACTGTACCAGTTAATTCCCTTCCTATTGGAGAAAAAGTTGATAGAATCGTTTCTTTGGGAGAG GGAAAAAGTTTGGATATGAGTTTGAAAATTGAAGAGAG CACTTGGGATCTTGATATACGTCTGGGTTTTGATCTCTGTAAGGAGGAGAGAGAATTTTTGgacaaaaggaagaaagtaGTTTCTGAGGCACTGAGGAAGACTCTTGGCTTAAAAGAATCCCCTCCAAAAGATGAG GTTCCCGTCATAGCGGTACTGGGGTCTGGAGGTGGGATGAGAGCACTGACATCGTTCTATGGCAGCctagctgggctgcagcagctgggcctTCTGGATGCTGCTATATACCTgtgtgggatttctggctctACTTG gTGTTTATCGACATTGTATCAAGACCCTGACTGGTCACAGAAAGACCTTCAAGATGCAATCAGAAGAGCTCAGAGTACTGTgtccagcagcaaagcagggGCATTTTCCTCAGAACGACTGAAATACTATTTTAAGGAGCTGAATGCGATGGAGATCAGTGGACGGAAGGTTTCTTTTACAGATTTGTGGGGCCTTATTGTGGAATATTTCCTACAACAGAAG GAAGATCCATCAAAGCTGTCTGATCAGCAGGAAGCAGTGAAATGGGCTCAGAACCCTTATCCTATCTATGCAGCTGTCAATGTGAGACCTAATATGAGCGGTGGTGACTTTGCAG AATGGTGTGAGTTCACTCCCTATGAAGTTGGATTTCGCAAATACGGAGCTTTTGTTCGAACAGAGGATTTTGACAGTGAGTTCTTCATGGGACGGCTTGTCCAGAAACATCCAGAGCCCAGGATTTGTTTTCTACAAG GAATGTGGGGCAGTGCCTTTGCTGCAAGCTTGGATGATATCTGCCTGAAGGTGGTTGGTATAGGACTGAGCTTTCTAGATTCTTTCAAAGATGTTATCAAAGTTGTAG ATGACTGCCGAAGATTCCATTTCCGAGACCCAGCACGACTGAAGACTCGCTTGGTTATACCTGGGGGCCCCTTGCTACAaatttttcaggatttcttcAAGTCCCGGGTCACATGTGGAGAGACCTTCAACTTCATGAAGGGATTGTATCTTCATAAAGATTATGTTAACATCAAGAAATTCGTGACTTGGAGAG TGTCTTACAGGTACTCACCTGGATGCATTTCCCAACCAGCTGACTCCCATGGAAGAGAGCTTGTATTTAGTGGATGGTGGCTTTTCTATCAACTCTCCCTTTCCTTTGGTACTTCAGCCAGAGAGGGATGTGGATGTTATCTTGTCATTCAATTTTTCCTGGGAAGCTCCATTTGA
- the PLA2G4F gene encoding cytosolic phospholipase A2 zeta isoform X2, producing MIWVWKMYPHLCNDWLQIKGVRDIWKGLFFFEHWEKHPSYNLTVKVLRARNIKGTDVLSKADCYVELKLPTASPRVSRTQVVDNSENPEWNETFQYRIHSAVKNILELTLYDKDVLVSDELTSIVFDVGGMKLGQPLLRTFRLNPEANEELDVEFYLEKCSDAPTEVLTNGVLVVHPCLTLQGTVTKEENTKEKQQGCCEVKVSVPGAYQKQLSIPWTPDNEKDYGTSFVFHVDKEMCPELQVELEQTISVLQDGMNPDIEKHTTVLGLGTVPVNSLPIGEKVDRIVSLGEGKSLDMSLKIEESTWDLDIRLGFDLCKEEREFLDKRKKVVSEALRKTLGLKESPPKDEVPVIAVLGSGGGMRALTSFYGSLAGLQQLGLLDAAIYLCGISGSTWCLSTLYQDPDWSQKDLQDAIRRAQSTVSSSKAGAFSSERLKYYFKELNAMEISGRKVSFTDLWGLIVEYFLQQKEDPSKLSDQQEAVKWAQNPYPIYAAVNVRPNMSGGDFAEWCEFTPYEVGFRKYGAFVRTEDFDSEFFMGRLVQKHPEPRICFLQGMWGSAFAASLDDICLKVVGIGLSFLDSFKDVIKVVDDCRRFHFRDPARLKTRLVIPGGPLLQIFQDFFKSRVTCGETFNFMKGLYLHKDYVNIKKFVTWRGTHLDAFPNQLTPMEESLYLVDGGFSINSPFPLVLQPERDVDVILSFNFSWEAPFEVLELTQKYCEEQEIPFPKIKFSEEDEKEPKECYMFVDDDNPRAPIVLHFPLVNDTFQKYKAPGVERESEEEKSFGDFIIESKDSPYRTLNFTFEPYDFSRLVEVNRYNILNNKDTLLKTLNLALQRRKLKKVINKTNA from the exons ATGATCTGGGTGTGGAAAATGTATCCTCATCTGTGTAATGACTGGCTGCAAATCAAAGGTGTTAGAGATATttggaaaggactttttttttttgagcat tGGGAAAAGCACCCTTCCTACAACCTAACAGTAAAAGTCCTCCGAGCCAGAAACATCAAGGGTACAGATGTGT TGTCCAAGGCAGACTGCTATGTGGAACTAAAGCTGCCCACTGCATCTCCCAGAGTCTCCCGAACTCAGGTTGTTGACAACTCTGAGAACCCAGAATGGAATGAAACTTTCCAGTATAGGATCCATAGTGCTGTCAAG aACATTCTGGAGTTGACCCTCTATGATAAGGATGTCCTTGTGAGTGATGAGCTCACCTCTATCGTCTTTGACGTGGGGGGTATGAAGCTGGGTCAGCCCCTGCTGCGCACCTTCAGGTTGAACCCCGAG GCTAATGAAGAGCTGGATGTAGAGTTTTACTTGGAGAAATG CTCAGATGCCCCTACAGAGGTACTGACCAACGGAGTCCTTGTG gtTCATCCTTGCTTGACACTGCAAGGCACTGTCACcaaagaggaaaacacaaaagagaaacagcaaG GATGCTGTGAGGTCAAGGTGTCTGTCCCAGGGGCATATCAAAAGCAGTTGTCTATTCCTTGGACACCAGACAATGAGAAGGATTATGGAACCTCCTTTGTCTTTCATGTGGATAAAGAAATGTGTCCAGAACTGCAAGTGGAGCTGGAGCAAACCATATCTGTCCTACAG GATGGCATGAACCCTGATATTGAAAAGCATACTACGGTTCTGGGACTGGGGACTGTACCAGTTAATTCCCTTCCTATTGGAGAAAAAGTTGATAGAATCGTTTCTTTGGGAGAG GGAAAAAGTTTGGATATGAGTTTGAAAATTGAAGAGAG CACTTGGGATCTTGATATACGTCTGGGTTTTGATCTCTGTAAGGAGGAGAGAGAATTTTTGgacaaaaggaagaaagtaGTTTCTGAGGCACTGAGGAAGACTCTTGGCTTAAAAGAATCCCCTCCAAAAGATGAG GTTCCCGTCATAGCGGTACTGGGGTCTGGAGGTGGGATGAGAGCACTGACATCGTTCTATGGCAGCctagctgggctgcagcagctgggcctTCTGGATGCTGCTATATACCTgtgtgggatttctggctctACTTG gTGTTTATCGACATTGTATCAAGACCCTGACTGGTCACAGAAAGACCTTCAAGATGCAATCAGAAGAGCTCAGAGTACTGTgtccagcagcaaagcagggGCATTTTCCTCAGAACGACTGAAATACTATTTTAAGGAGCTGAATGCGATGGAGATCAGTGGACGGAAGGTTTCTTTTACAGATTTGTGGGGCCTTATTGTGGAATATTTCCTACAACAGAAG GAAGATCCATCAAAGCTGTCTGATCAGCAGGAAGCAGTGAAATGGGCTCAGAACCCTTATCCTATCTATGCAGCTGTCAATGTGAGACCTAATATGAGCGGTGGTGACTTTGCAG AATGGTGTGAGTTCACTCCCTATGAAGTTGGATTTCGCAAATACGGAGCTTTTGTTCGAACAGAGGATTTTGACAGTGAGTTCTTCATGGGACGGCTTGTCCAGAAACATCCAGAGCCCAGGATTTGTTTTCTACAAG GAATGTGGGGCAGTGCCTTTGCTGCAAGCTTGGATGATATCTGCCTGAAGGTGGTTGGTATAGGACTGAGCTTTCTAGATTCTTTCAAAGATGTTATCAAAGTTGTAG ATGACTGCCGAAGATTCCATTTCCGAGACCCAGCACGACTGAAGACTCGCTTGGTTATACCTGGGGGCCCCTTGCTACAaatttttcaggatttcttcAAGTCCCGGGTCACATGTGGAGAGACCTTCAACTTCATGAAGGGATTGTATCTTCATAAAGATTATGTTAACATCAAGAAATTCGTGACTTGGAGAG GTACTCACCTGGATGCATTTCCCAACCAGCTGACTCCCATGGAAGAGAGCTTGTATTTAGTGGATGGTGGCTTTTCTATCAACTCTCCCTTTCCTTTGGTACTTCAGCCAGAGAGGGATGTGGATGTTATCTTGTCATTCAATTTTTCCTGGGAAGCTCCATTTGAG GTTTTAGAGCTGACTCAGAAATactgtgaggagcaggaaatTCCTTTTCCGAAAATCAAATTTAGTGAGGAAGATGAAAAGGAGCCAAAAGAGTGTTACATGTTTGTGGATGATGATAATCCAAGGGCTCCTATTGTACTGCATTTCCCACTGGTGAATGACACCTTCCAGAAGTACAAAGCTCCAG GAGTTGAACGTGAGTCAGAAGAAGAGAAATCCTTTGGTGACTTCATCATTGAGTCAAAAGATTCCCCTTACCGTACACTAAATTTCACCTTTGAGCCTTATGATTTCAGCAGATTAGTGGAAGTGAATCGCTACAACATTCTGAACAACAAGGACACTCTCCTCAAAACCCTAAACTTGGCTCTGCAAAGGAGGAAGTTGAAGAAAGTCATCAATAAGACAAATGCATGA
- the PLA2G4F gene encoding cytosolic phospholipase A2 zeta isoform X4, whose product MPQTHCYNRSGLKANEELDVEFYLEKCSDAPTEVLTNGVLVVHPCLTLQGTVTKEENTKEKQQGCCEVKVSVPGAYQKQLSIPWTPDNEKDYGTSFVFHVDKEMCPELQVELEQTISVLQDGMNPDIEKHTTVLGLGTVPVNSLPIGEKVDRIVSLGEGKSLDMSLKIEESTWDLDIRLGFDLCKEEREFLDKRKKVVSEALRKTLGLKESPPKDEVPVIAVLGSGGGMRALTSFYGSLAGLQQLGLLDAAIYLCGISGSTWCLSTLYQDPDWSQKDLQDAIRRAQSTVSSSKAGAFSSERLKYYFKELNAMEISGRKVSFTDLWGLIVEYFLQQKEDPSKLSDQQEAVKWAQNPYPIYAAVNVRPNMSGGDFAEWCEFTPYEVGFRKYGAFVRTEDFDSEFFMGRLVQKHPEPRICFLQGMWGSAFAASLDDICLKVVGIGLSFLDSFKDVIKVVDDCRRFHFRDPARLKTRLVIPGGPLLQIFQDFFKSRVTCGETFNFMKGLYLHKDYVNIKKFVTWRGTHLDAFPNQLTPMEESLYLVDGGFSINSPFPLVLQPERDVDVILSFNFSWEAPFEVLELTQKYCEEQEIPFPKIKFSEEDEKEPKECYMFVDDDNPRAPIVLHFPLVNDTFQKYKAPGVERESEEEKSFGDFIIESKDSPYRTLNFTFEPYDFSRLVEVNRYNILNNKDTLLKTLNLALQRRKLKKVINKTNA is encoded by the exons ATGCCACAAACACATTGCTACAATAGGTCTGGGTTAAAG GCTAATGAAGAGCTGGATGTAGAGTTTTACTTGGAGAAATG CTCAGATGCCCCTACAGAGGTACTGACCAACGGAGTCCTTGTG gtTCATCCTTGCTTGACACTGCAAGGCACTGTCACcaaagaggaaaacacaaaagagaaacagcaaG GATGCTGTGAGGTCAAGGTGTCTGTCCCAGGGGCATATCAAAAGCAGTTGTCTATTCCTTGGACACCAGACAATGAGAAGGATTATGGAACCTCCTTTGTCTTTCATGTGGATAAAGAAATGTGTCCAGAACTGCAAGTGGAGCTGGAGCAAACCATATCTGTCCTACAG GATGGCATGAACCCTGATATTGAAAAGCATACTACGGTTCTGGGACTGGGGACTGTACCAGTTAATTCCCTTCCTATTGGAGAAAAAGTTGATAGAATCGTTTCTTTGGGAGAG GGAAAAAGTTTGGATATGAGTTTGAAAATTGAAGAGAG CACTTGGGATCTTGATATACGTCTGGGTTTTGATCTCTGTAAGGAGGAGAGAGAATTTTTGgacaaaaggaagaaagtaGTTTCTGAGGCACTGAGGAAGACTCTTGGCTTAAAAGAATCCCCTCCAAAAGATGAG GTTCCCGTCATAGCGGTACTGGGGTCTGGAGGTGGGATGAGAGCACTGACATCGTTCTATGGCAGCctagctgggctgcagcagctgggcctTCTGGATGCTGCTATATACCTgtgtgggatttctggctctACTTG gTGTTTATCGACATTGTATCAAGACCCTGACTGGTCACAGAAAGACCTTCAAGATGCAATCAGAAGAGCTCAGAGTACTGTgtccagcagcaaagcagggGCATTTTCCTCAGAACGACTGAAATACTATTTTAAGGAGCTGAATGCGATGGAGATCAGTGGACGGAAGGTTTCTTTTACAGATTTGTGGGGCCTTATTGTGGAATATTTCCTACAACAGAAG GAAGATCCATCAAAGCTGTCTGATCAGCAGGAAGCAGTGAAATGGGCTCAGAACCCTTATCCTATCTATGCAGCTGTCAATGTGAGACCTAATATGAGCGGTGGTGACTTTGCAG AATGGTGTGAGTTCACTCCCTATGAAGTTGGATTTCGCAAATACGGAGCTTTTGTTCGAACAGAGGATTTTGACAGTGAGTTCTTCATGGGACGGCTTGTCCAGAAACATCCAGAGCCCAGGATTTGTTTTCTACAAG GAATGTGGGGCAGTGCCTTTGCTGCAAGCTTGGATGATATCTGCCTGAAGGTGGTTGGTATAGGACTGAGCTTTCTAGATTCTTTCAAAGATGTTATCAAAGTTGTAG ATGACTGCCGAAGATTCCATTTCCGAGACCCAGCACGACTGAAGACTCGCTTGGTTATACCTGGGGGCCCCTTGCTACAaatttttcaggatttcttcAAGTCCCGGGTCACATGTGGAGAGACCTTCAACTTCATGAAGGGATTGTATCTTCATAAAGATTATGTTAACATCAAGAAATTCGTGACTTGGAGAG GTACTCACCTGGATGCATTTCCCAACCAGCTGACTCCCATGGAAGAGAGCTTGTATTTAGTGGATGGTGGCTTTTCTATCAACTCTCCCTTTCCTTTGGTACTTCAGCCAGAGAGGGATGTGGATGTTATCTTGTCATTCAATTTTTCCTGGGAAGCTCCATTTGAG GTTTTAGAGCTGACTCAGAAATactgtgaggagcaggaaatTCCTTTTCCGAAAATCAAATTTAGTGAGGAAGATGAAAAGGAGCCAAAAGAGTGTTACATGTTTGTGGATGATGATAATCCAAGGGCTCCTATTGTACTGCATTTCCCACTGGTGAATGACACCTTCCAGAAGTACAAAGCTCCAG GAGTTGAACGTGAGTCAGAAGAAGAGAAATCCTTTGGTGACTTCATCATTGAGTCAAAAGATTCCCCTTACCGTACACTAAATTTCACCTTTGAGCCTTATGATTTCAGCAGATTAGTGGAAGTGAATCGCTACAACATTCTGAACAACAAGGACACTCTCCTCAAAACCCTAAACTTGGCTCTGCAAAGGAGGAAGTTGAAGAAAGTCATCAATAAGACAAATGCATGA